CGCACCTTGTCACCCACGGGCCCAAAAGGGAACGAACTAGTCAAAAGGTTTAACACAACACCAACGGTTAGATTTAACAATAGAAAAGGATCACACAAAGACGCGCTCCAAATCAGCCAAGATAGTTCTCCGGACAAGTTTCTTGAAGAGTCCAAAAACAACTGACTGAAAAATgggccctctttttttctcctttagaAAGTAACATCATACCAACGTTTGAATTACAGGAAGGTTGAGGTCGGCTcgaccttttttaattcttcttaaACTAGACGTAAGATTGGCGTTCAGTTTAAGCTGAGACCTTCCTTACCCTTggactgaattatttttacagtagctgtaaaataattaatctCTGCTTCACATGGAAGCCATTAATAGCTATGCATAAAGCGAAATAAATCATGAGAAAGTTATGGAAAGTTTAAACATCCTGATAAAAATATCCCCGCATTGCCATATCCAGGCAATTTACCTGTAGGGCCGCTCTTAAAAAAGTGAAGGGGATTTTTTTTGCCCAGACATATACTCCAGTGATGCAATATTCCTCGCACAAAACACACATCCAACAGTTGCAACATAGAACCGGTGCCTAGCGGTACCTAGGTGTGCTTACCTGTAACACTCCCGCCGTGTTACTTAAAAACGAAGCTGTTTCAGTTCAGTGGTTTCCCAGTTAGTGTCCAGTGCTCAGCCAATCAAGTTGTTTGAATTTACAGACGATCAGAATGTCAAACAACGACACCATCAACTACAATGCGGATCAGTTGTTCGGCTGGGCGGATTACCTCGTATTTGTCGCCATGTTAGTCATTTCGGCTATAATCGGTATCTACTATGCATGGTAAACAAATTGAAGTTTCTCATCATGTAGTATTGTAAACGACGAAGATTGAGGTCAATCCCCGATGACCTCAATAAATTTAGGATCCATCgtcaaatatttcaagtttcttttatttttattttaccaaagCTTCGGAGCTAAACAAAACACAACTAGTGAATTTCTTATGGCCGGAAGGAACATGGGAACTTTCCCTGTTGCCATGTCTCTTATTGCGAGGTaagataatattttttttttaaagaacggGAGTTTTTGTTGTGTATAAACAGCATGCATATTTTGACCTCTGCGCgtaccccccaaaaaacccaAAGTTTCATGTCAGCCATCACGCTGCTGGGAACTCCTGCCGAAGTTTACCAATTCGGGACCATGTATTGGCTAATAGTGctggctttttttcttgtcgttCCGGCCACCAACTACTTGTACATGCCAATCTTCTACCAACTTCAAGTCACATCCGCTTACGAGGTACATCCTATAATTACTGCAATGACAACTGTCATTATTTGTTATGGCTTTCGCTAATCCTTTATCATTTATTCGGCACGGCAGTACCTTGAAGTCCGATTCAACAAACTTGTCCGGTGCCTAGGGTCGGCAACATTCACCGTTCAGATGGTTGGTACATATTCTTAATATAGATTATAGATTAGAGTATAATTATGGGCTTTAATCAACGAAAACAATcggatttgatttttcttgcaGAGTCTTTACATGGCCGTAGTTGTGTACGCACCCGCTCTGGCTCTCAGTCAAGGTAATACATAAATACGCAAAATATTTACCTGCGGCCTGTTAtcgatattttttctcttatagtGACTGGTATTCACGTCTACATCTCGGTCACGGCTATTTTCGCTGTTTGCATTTTCTACACTGTGGTCGTAAGTGaaatgattcaaatttttttaaagccaaaGAAACACTTGACAAAAGCTAATTGTCCGAACTATTTACAGGGGGGGATGAAGGCAGTCATGTGGACTGATACCGTTCAAGTTATTATCATGTTCATTTCGATGGCTGTGGTGGGTTTCTTAATTCATCTTTTAAAATGATCGATTCGGATGTCATATCGTTAGGCTTAATTTACATGACGTCAATTTTTCACAGGTGGTATTTAAAGGGGACGTTGACAAAGGTGGTAGTGCAGCTGTGTGGGCCGCAAACCAAGCTACAGACAGAGTGGAATTTGGAGAGTATGGCCACAGAAGTTTTCTACTTTCAAACATTAAATTAATGACATTTATTCTTGCTAGTTTTGACCCGAGTCCCGCAAAAAGACATTCTGTCTGGTCGCTAATCGTCGGGGGTTACTTCACGGTGGGTGTTAAAAGACTGTAACATttattctactttttcttatCCCTACTGTAAAAATGTGCTTTTATCGTTTTAGTGGGTGACTATTTACGGAGTGAACCAATCGCAAGTGCAGCGGTACTTGACAGTAGCTAACATCCGACAGGCTAGAAAGTATACAACTAAAAAAACCATAAAGATAAACATATTtgcctgttttaaaaaatgtgtttaccTTTTGATGTTTTCTCTTTACAGCGCTGTTTGGATCAACTTGGTCGGGTTGGTCGCCCTCATCTCGCTGTGTTGTTATGCTGGCATGGTAATCTTTGCACGATACGAAGATTGCGACCTTCTTGGTGCTGGGGTAATCCAATTATTAAAGTCGTCAATAAATctggcaaaaataaaatacgggaaatttgaatgcaGCTTGTTTCTAAACCGGATCAGTTATTTCCACGGTTCGTTATGGACACACTCGGAAACTATCCCGGAGTTCCAGGATTATTTGTGGCCGGAATTTTTAGCGGTGCTTTAAGGTATACGGCCTAACTAAtggaattttttatgtttgttaaTTTACCGATTCGTCGTACAGTACGGTTTCAAGCGGTTTGAACTCGTTGGCTGCCATCTGTTTGGAGGATTTCGTCCGACCCTTCTGCGGACGAGGAATGAGCGATGCCCAGGCCACTAACGTTTCCAAATTCATTGCATTGGGTTTCGGTGCCTTGTGCTTCGGGTTGGTCTTTGTAGCTGCCCAGCTGGGTAACGTCCTTGAAGTATCATCAATGAAACaattaaataacaacaaattagTGAATCAAGATTCCGTGTTCATACTTACAGGCCGCACTGAGCATCTTTGGAATTCTCGGGGGACCACTTCTCGGTGTTTTCACGTTGGGAATGTTCTTCCCTTGGGCCAACGCTATCGTTAGTCTTAAAGTTTACATTGGTTTGTGCcagtttcattttatttttgaccgtAGGGAGCTGCGGCTGGCCTCTTGAGCAGCCTCTCTCTGATGTTATGGATCGGTATAGGGACGCAAGTAGCTAAAGCACAAGGTTACCTAACAGTTCCACGCAAGCCTGTCAGCTTCGAAGGGTGCCCGCCCTTCAATAGAACCAATTTTACCAGTTTTACGACGACAGAATTGACTACAATGGACTGGGAAACAACTACCTCAATGCCTCTGTATatgcaaaaattgaaatcaaatgttCTGTACGTTTAGCTAATGCAAAGGATTAATCAAAAATAGGGAAGATGAAGCCTACGAACCACTGGGTTTGTACAAGCTTTCGTACATGTGGTACTCCGCTTGCGGATGCCTTACTGTAATTGTGGTTGGCTTGATCGTGAGTGCCATCACAGGATTACAAGACCCTCGAAAACTAAATCCGTCACTTATCTGCAATACTGGCAAAAACATGTACTGGTTCCTACCTAAAAGAGCCAAAGAGGTAATTAAATACTTAAATTTGAATCTATTCCTTTCATAAACGGTTCTGTTACCTCAATAGTTTTTACGATTCCACGTTGGCGACGATTACGTAAGTTTTACTTCAACGTTTTAAAATTCTGCATTTAAATCTAAGCATAACTGATCACTGGTTTGACAGGTTCCTGAAATCAAAACGAAACCTGAGGAAAAAGTAGGTGAAATCAATGTAGCTTTCTCTTCCAGCAATCCCGATGATTTCCAAACAATAAGCAGCATTAAAAGGAGATCGTCGGATAAAGACACAGAATAAGCACGGTTTCGTaatcattaatttttatttactacTCCGTAATACCTTTCGTACAATAATTTGTTGACAAATTTAACCATTTTACTGGTAAACATGTTCAAAACTGTTGAAATACTTCCCCCTTTTATAGCCAAAACtccaaattttgtttaaaaaaaatggaaaaacaatcgggaaaaaaaaatcacgaaacGCAGCGATGAGTCATTCGTTCAATTAAGCTTTTGAGCTCCAGAAAACGGTGGTCAGTCTCCCAAGATGGACAGCATAAACCTATAATAGATAAGCGGGCATTGAGTCGAATAAGAACTGAATAACTTTCTGCTGATTGAGTAAAAAGCCATTCATTTGCTTCTGCGCTGAACGACAGATTGGGTCTGACGCGATCAAGGCATTGGTGGGCTTCTTCAAAAGTGTGTTCAACGTCAACATTCAACTGGAAGGGATGGTTATCATCACATTCCATAGCACTGGCCAATGACTTGACCACTTTGACGAGGAATCGGACCGATTCCGTCTCctcttggaaaaaatttcgggGTTCCCGATCATACAAGGGCTGTTGaatttcatcaatttcaacCGGATCACAGTTTTTCAACAAATCAAATATGACTGGAACAATGTGTTGCTTAGGAAACCAGTGGTGAATGTGAAGAGCAAATTCTTCAAGGCAGCAAGTAGGACTCATCTGAAACATGCGCGGATTTTCTGGGGAAGTACTGTTTAGTGAGGAGACTAGATCCGTCAAAAAGAAAGCTGTATCTCCTCGAATGTCTTTTTCCTCATCTTGAATAAGATTCAAAATAAGGAGGAAAAGATTTCGACTGGTTTCCGCCGTTTTATACGTCCTTTCTACTAATAGCCTTCCCGTCATTTTGAGACTGGCAGCAGCCGCGGCACGGAACGGTGGCGCTTCTTCTGGTTGTGAAGCGTCCAACAAACAGCGACTTAGTCGAAAAATGACACTGTCTAAATTGTCAACCGGAAGGCTCTTCTCTATTGTTTCTTTGATGACAGCAGACGCTGTTGGGATCGCTGATAGAGCCACGGCAGAACCTAATTGCCTTGTTTCGATGAATGTGCCCAACAGGAAATCAAGGTTCGCTTGAAGCGATGTATCACTTTCCAACAGACAAGTAGCTCCTCGAGCCAGAACGAATTCGAGACAGGCAGGTACCAGACTAGGGTACAACTGCCAATGGCTGATGTAGTACGTAACGAAACAAGTTACGGTATTGGCCAAAACACTGGAACTCGACAAGCGAGCCAATCGATTTTTAAGACCTCTCAGGGCCATCTCCACTACATCCGTTCCTGAAATACAGTCAATAAAACATGTCAGttcataaaataatgaaaaataatcattGGGCTAATTTCTATACCGTTATGGATGGGTAGAAAGTGTTCGATGGCAGGCAGCATGCAGTTGAGTGAAATTTTATTGACGATTAGTTCCGTTTTCAGCCTCAGCCAGTCGCAAAAACCGGGTTGATTGTAGTACAGCTTGCGAACCAATTCCTCTCTGTAGGGTTTGAAAAAATCCACGTCCCCAGCCATGCTCGGCAGCATTTGGAAAAGCTTCAAAATGGCAGATTTGATGTAATAACTGCGATGGTCATTCTCCACGGGAACAAGTGCCGAAACTGCCTCGCGAATCATCTCCCAGTCTTCGACGCTAAGTGCGATGTCACGACAGCGACTTAAAAATTCGAACACAGCCAATAGGCATCCGTGGAGGCTGTTTGTAGTGGAGGATCCGATGACACAGAAATGCAGTGGTATTTCGGAACTCTTTTGCGTTACCAAGACCATAGCATCTTCGCAAAGTTGCATCGTGATCCATTTGGTTTTGAAGAGCGAGACAAACGCCAACAGGCTTTGTGCAGCCAATTGCCGGACCTGAACAACTGGATGGCCAAGTAATGCCATGAGTTTGGAAACGAAAAGGGAATTTCGGGCTTCGTTTCCATAGTCGGGCGAAAGGCGACTTAAAATGCTGAGACTTGGAATAAGACCACCGCTAACTAGTTGTTGATCTTCGGGTTGTTCGGCTAACTTTTCAAGGAAGAATGACTCTAATCCTGGAAGTTTGTGAAAGATCTCTGCCGTCGTCTTGCTAGATGCACCAATCAATCGCGGAATAACGGCTCCGTGTAACTGTAAAGCGGCATTGCGAACGGACCAGTGCGGATGCGCAAAAGAGTCGACGCTCAACTTGACGATGGGCTCCATCAATTCGGGCTGTAATCCAACACTAAGCGAAGCATCGTGAACCAGCGACTTAAGTAAATGCATGGCCACTGACTGGGGCAAATCACAGACATCATCTTGTCGTTCATTCATATCAACTGGGCGCTGGGCAACGTTAATCAATCTTTTAGTTGCCACTACGAGTAATGAATCCTGGAAGAAACGTTAACAAtacattatttgattttattttcaaatatataTACGGTTGAGAGCTTACCGGTGAAGACTTTTCTGCTTGACTGCTTACAATCTTGCTAACCAAAAAAGCTAGCCCAGCCGAGCGGCGAGTGATGGATGCCCCCAACTTTGAATTTTCGAGCCGTTGTAGAAAATTGGTCAATATCTTTCCAGGAATGGTTCTGATTGCTTCCTCTTGACTGGCAAACAATTTTCTACACAGTAAGCCCATAGCATCGCCGGCTGCTTCAATAGCGCCTTTATGGCGACAACGGATGAGAATTTGATACACTACTTGGGCGCACTGATCAATCTGGTGGATCCGTTCTTCTTGGGGCAGTCGCTCGTCCTTTAGCAGCAAAGTGGCAACTTGAACAGCCAAATAACCCGATTCCTACGTAAATGAATTCAATGTTTAGCGACACTGGAAACATTAAATTGTTACAAGTTTCTAAACCTTCAAGTTAAGCCAGGCGCAGGCCAAGACCAGCTGTTGCTGAACACTGATGGCTATCGTATCATTCATGTTCGTCGAATTATTTCGGCGAACAATATCGTCAATGGATTGACTCATCTCCTCGAACGATGGCGCCACATCTACAAGTAAAATTAGAAATCATAGTTTTAAAATGGTTAATTTTGATATCTATAAAAGGACATTACCTGGACTTCCAGTTGATTTGCTGGCTAACATGTCCAGCATATAACAACTTATCGTTTGACTTAGTTCAATCAAACTTGTGTAGGATGTCACCGAGTGTGAATGGTGTGGAAGCTGAAGAACTTTGACCAGAGCGCCAACGAAACCATGAACAGGTTGTTGAGCTGCTCCGGACATCCAGTCTAACTTAAGTTGATGAAACCGTTTTTGAATCTCCCCCATCAGAAAGTCTAACGTTAATTTTGGTTCGATATCCTGGCTTGTAGGTGACCAATGACTAATCATTTGAATTACGGCAGCACCGCATTCACTCCGCTGGAATTTGGCACTATCGCACATCTCTAATCCTTGGCGGTAAAGCAACTGTAAATAACTGGAAGGTGGGCACGGGAAAAAGTCCCGCAGAATATCCGCTGCTTTATGGCGGACGTCAATCACCTCATCCATTAAGCAGATGGTGTAATGGTCTAGAGGTATTTTTCCAGTAAAATCCCAGCGATCTCCGGCTAGCTGGATCAACTGATGACGTTTCGATAATGAAGCCCCTTTAGCTAGACTGTCTGCCTGAGCATCACTATTGCCAAACAACTGCTGGATGTAGCGAAGGACACCTAATGAAGTAACTTTCTTCTGATAGCTGGATAAAGGAGTCAAACCCTCAAGTAGTTGGTCATGAAGCTTCCtcaaattttcaatatctTCATCTAAAGGACAATTGCCTTTGATCCTGCTAAGACAAGACTCCAATAGGCGAATCAAGAAAAGCCGTGTGGTGGACAGCAATTTCAATCTAAATTGCGGATTGTCAGATCGGAGATTGTTGAGCAAGAAGTTGTTCATCAAATCCCAATCTTCGGCGCGGATGACTTCTGTCTTCTTATTCGTATGAAGTAGGATTCCAAATGCAGCTGCTCTTACTTCTTCTTCGCTATGATTCAAGGCTCTATAAGTAAGTAGTCTATCTCTGTCATCTAGATGATCCATCAACTTCAATAGCGATATGTAGGCTAGCCAATTGAAGTTATCAGATTTTAGGAGGCGTTGTTTCAGTTCGATCAGAACCACAGGCGAGGTGTGAATCAAGCACGGAAGCCAGTAATGGGCGGCATTTAAATGGGTGTTTCGGTTCGAGTGGTTCAATGCATCGAGCAGTACACTTTGGCAGTAGTCTTCCCACTCGTCAGgagtcaatttttttgtgaaagCTTTGAAGAGAGAGGTTCCAGCTGCCAAGAGAATATTTGAATCAAGACTGGTCGTTATAGCGTAAATGGTGTCGGGGTACTCGCACAAAATTTCCTTGAAGTTGGTGAAAGGCAGTACGGTTGCCAAGATAAGGTATTTTGTCCTTGATTTCCACGTCAAGTTGGTCAACGCCATCTTAGCCACGATATCGGCGTACTGCGATGTTGGCTGGGCGATACGCCATATATCGCAGATTGTCGCTAGGCATTGCTCTGGTAAATTTTGCACTTGAGTTGTCTCCCAATGAAGATTGATGATGTCCATCATCACACTTTGAGGCAGGAGGAATTGGGCACGAACAGGATTTGTATGGGGAATAAAGGGCACAATACTTCGGATATATTGAAGCCAAGCAAGCAGGAGTTTCATCTGATGGAAATATGTTGCACTGAAATTTTTCAGGAGTTGACAGATTTCTTCTGCGATGGTAATTACAGTCACTTCACATCTGTCAGTTGGTAGACAATCAATTATGCCGAACAGGAAGCACATTTTTGGAATAGTCTCTGTAATTTGTGAAGACTGAGCCATCAAATCCTCTACTGCCACAGGATTATGCTGGATGTATACTTTTGTCAAGCAGTTTACTTTCCCAGCAACTATGGCAAGGTCTATTGTAAGGTTTGCATTTCTAACCAGTCCttcagttattgacaaaagatCAGGGGGCTCTGTTAActtaaaatcttttcttctcgATATTTGAATTGTTGTAAGAAGAGCCTGGAAAAATGTTGTAAAGGAAAACACATATAGAAAATACatacgtaaaaaataaaacaaaaattctaatAAAATATACCCTAATTGTGCCGTAAAAGGCTTCTGATTGAACATCATGAGAAAGTGCTTTTGCCACTGTAGTATGATGATTAAAATTCTCTTGTAGGTTTGTATCCATTTTTATGCTTTTGATCAATTACGGGATCGGCAAAGCTTTACAGAAAAAGAATCGCTATTTAGTTTATAGAAAAAT
The sequence above is drawn from the Daphnia pulicaria isolate SC F1-1A chromosome 1, SC_F0-13Bv2, whole genome shotgun sequence genome and encodes:
- the LOC124320223 gene encoding thyroid adenoma-associated protein homolog → MDTNLQENFNHHTTVAKALSHDVQSEAFYGTIRALLTTIQISRRKDFKLTEPPDLLSITEGLVRNANLTIDLAIVAGKVNCLTKVYIQHNPVAVEDLMAQSSQITETIPKMCFLFGIIDCLPTDRCEVTVITIAEEICQLLKNFSATYFHQMKLLLAWLQYIRSIVPFIPHTNPVRAQFLLPQSVMMDIINLHWETTQVQNLPEQCLATICDIWRIAQPTSQYADIVAKMALTNLTWKSRTKYLILATVLPFTNFKEILCEYPDTIYAITTSLDSNILLAAGTSLFKAFTKKLTPDEWEDYCQSVLLDALNHSNRNTHLNAAHYWLPCLIHTSPVVLIELKQRLLKSDNFNWLAYISLLKLMDHLDDRDRLLTYRALNHSEEEVRAAAFGILLHTNKKTEVIRAEDWDLMNNFLLNNLRSDNPQFRLKLLSTTRLFLIRLLESCLSRIKGNCPLDEDIENLRKLHDQLLEGLTPLSSYQKKVTSLGVLRYIQQLFGNSDAQADSLAKGASLSKRHQLIQLAGDRWDFTGKIPLDHYTICLMDEVIDVRHKAADILRDFFPCPPSSYLQLLYRQGLEMCDSAKFQRSECGAAVIQMISHWSPTSQDIEPKLTLDFLMGEIQKRFHQLKLDWMSGAAQQPVHGFVGALVKVLQLPHHSHSVTSYTSLIELSQTISCYMLDMLASKSTGSPDVAPSFEEMSQSIDDIVRRNNSTNMNDTIAISVQQQLVLACAWLNLKESGYLAVQVATLLLKDERLPQEERIHQIDQCAQVVYQILIRCRHKGAIEAAGDAMGLLCRKLFASQEEAIRTIPGKILTNFLQRLENSKLGASITRRSAGLAFLVSKIVSSQAEKSSPDSLLVVATKRLINVAQRPVDMNERQDDVCDLPQSVAMHLLKSLVHDASLSVGLQPELMEPIVKLSVDSFAHPHWSVRNAALQLHGAVIPRLIGASSKTTAEIFHKLPGLESFFLEKLAEQPEDQQLVSGGLIPSLSILSRLSPDYGNEARNSLFVSKLMALLGHPVVQVRQLAAQSLLAFVSLFKTKWITMQLCEDAMVLVTQKSSEIPLHFCVIGSSTTNSLHGCLLAVFEFLSRCRDIALSVEDWEMIREAVSALVPVENDHRSYYIKSAILKLFQMLPSMAGDVDFFKPYREELVRKLYYNQPGFCDWLRLKTELIVNKISLNCMLPAIEHFLPIHNGTDVVEMALRGLKNRLARLSSSSVLANTVTCFVTYYISHWQLYPSLVPACLEFVLARGATCLLESDTSLQANLDFLLGTFIETRQLGSAVALSAIPTASAVIKETIEKSLPVDNLDSVIFRLSRCLLDASQPEEAPPFRAAAAASLKMTGRLLVERTYKTAETSRNLFLLILNLIQDEEKDIRGDTAFFLTDLVSSLNSTSPENPRMFQMSPTCCLEEFALHIHHWFPKQHIVPVIFDLLKNCDPVEIDEIQQPLYDREPRNFFQEETESVRFLVKVVKSLASAMECDDNHPFQLNVDVEHTFEEAHQCLDRVRPNLSFSAEANEWLFTQSAESYSVLIRLNARLSIIGLCCPSWETDHRFLELKSLIERMTHRCVS
- the LOC124320293 gene encoding sodium-coupled monocarboxylate transporter 1-like — translated: MSNNDTINYNADQLFGWADYLVFVAMLVISAIIGIYYACFGAKQNTTSEFLMAGRNMGTFPVAMSLIASFMSAITLLGTPAEVYQFGTMYWLIVLAFFLVVPATNYLYMPIFYQLQVTSAYEYLEVRFNKLVRCLGSATFTVQMSLYMAVVVYAPALALSQVTGIHVYISVTAIFAVCIFYTVVGGMKAVMWTDTVQVIIMFISMAVVVFKGDVDKGGSAAVWAANQATDRVEFGDFDPSPAKRHSVWSLIVGGYFTWVTIYGVNQSQVQRYLTVANIRQARNAVWINLVGLVALISLCCYAGMVIFARYEDCDLLGAGLVSKPDQLFPRFVMDTLGNYPGVPGLFVAGIFSGALSTVSSGLNSLAAICLEDFVRPFCGRGMSDAQATNVSKFIALGFGALCFGLVFVAAQLGNVLEAALSIFGILGGPLLGVFTLGMFFPWANAIGAAAGLLSSLSLMLWIGIGTQVAKAQGYLTVPRKPVSFEGCPPFNRTNFTSFTTTELTTMDWETTTSMPLEDEAYEPLGLYKLSYMWYSACGCLTVIVVGLIVSAITGLQDPRKLNPSLICNTGKNMYWFLPKRAKEFLRFHVGDDYVPEIKTKPEEKVGEINVAFSSSNPDDFQTISSIKRRSSDKDTE